A single window of Gossypium hirsutum isolate 1008001.06 chromosome A10, Gossypium_hirsutum_v2.1, whole genome shotgun sequence DNA harbors:
- the LOC107895755 gene encoding uncharacterized protein, with protein MQVQPPLLEKEITMLFINTLKAPFITHMIGSTTKSFADIVMAGEMIENAIRVGQPKVAAVGQQGSQRQESGTRHERMQFTPILVTYRELYQSLYDAHAIAPFHLKPLQPPYPKWYDANARCEYHAGILGHSIENCTGFKKAVERLIKMGVVKFDSTPNTENLLPNHDDQEVNAIGEASERRMKENVVEVRMPMKVIWEEMMKRGMITSRREIEKMRNSCSSYKREISVLEDEQKGTSRPRIIISLPGNNEVETPVVPKVIIHKLTPFPYKDSKRVPWSYEYSVTVPKEENIASASKDVQVEGSHTWSGKRYDTGGIRVEPTKIKGVEFEKQKEAEVPINEPVEEEAKKFLKFLKHNKYSMVEQLRKQPAGISVLALLLSSKVTHDKSVNKLDRLVNNISADNFIYFNDDEIPPGGRGSTKALHITTRCKGYTLPSVLVDNGSALNVLPLSTLNRLPIDDSHMKTCQNVVRAFDSTKRKVMGRIDIPLEIGPNIYEVDFLVMDIKPSYNFLLGRPWIHSAGAVPSSLHQKLKLVTDGRLITINAEKDITTAVTSKAPYVKTNEESIECSFSSLEFVNAIFISEGSELLVPRIARATRMALQMMAEKRALPGKGLGKYLQEGTQIPELKEKRDRFGLGFKPDYKQRRKEIEKRQEGKRACLNRREVEWESMTFPLISQTFISRGLLI; from the exons atgcaagttcaaccaccatTGTTGGAGAAGGAGATCACCATGTTGTTCATTAACACTCTAAAGGCTCCATTCAttactcacatgattggaagcactACCAAAAGTTTTGCAGACATAGTCATGGCtggagagatgattgagaacgccataagAG TTGGTCAACCCAAAGTAGCTGCGGTTGGGCAACAGGGTTCTCAAAGGCAGGAATCGGGCACAAGGCACGAGAGGATGCAATTCACACCTATCCttgtgacgtatcgtgagctttatcaaagcttatacgatgcacatgctaTTGCTCCTTTCCACTTGAAACCATTACAGCCtccatatcctaaatggtatgatgcaaacgccAGATGCGAGTACCACGCTGGAATATTGGGGCACTCAATTGAAAATTGTACTGGATTCAAGAAGGCCGTGGAGAGGTTGatcaagatgggggttgtgaaatttgatagtACCCCAAATACTGAAAACCTTTTGCCAAATCACGATGATCAAGAAGTGAATGCCATTGGCGAAGCTAGTGAGAGAAGGATGAAGGAAAATGTTGTTGAGGTGAGGATGCCTATGAAGGTAATTTGGGAGGAGATGATGAAGAGAGGGATGATAACCTCTAGGAGAGAAATAGAAAAAATGAGAAACTCCT GTAGCTCTTATAAAAGAGAAATAAGTGTGCTGGAAGATGAACAAAAAGGAACCAGTCGGCCAAGGATTATTATCTCCCTGCCAGGGAATAACGAAGTGGAAACACCAGTAGTGCCCAAGGTCATTATCCATAAGCTtactcctttcccttacaaggatagcaagagAGTACCATGGAGTTATGAATATAGTGTGACAGTGCCGAAGGAAGAAAATATAGCCAGCGCCTCTAAAGACGTGCAAGTTGAAGGTTCCCACACGTGGagtgggaagcgttatgataCGGGGGGCATTAGAGTGGAGCCCACAAAAATAAAAGGTGTCGAGTTTGAGAAGCAGAAAGAGGCCGAAGTACCCATCAATGAGCCGGTGGAGGAAGAGGCTAAGAAATTCCTAAAGTTCCTTAAACATAACAAGTACAGCATGGTTGAGCAATTGCGTAAGCAGCCGGCTGGCATATCAGTATTGGCTCTGCTTCTAAGTTCTAAG GTTACCCATGACAAATCTGTTAACAAGCTGGACCGATTGGTGAACAATATTAGTGCGGATAATTTCATCTACTTTAATGACGATGAAATCCCACCGGGGGGCAGGGGGTCAActaaggccttgcacatcacaaCTCGATGCAAGGGGTACACACTCCCAAGCGTGCTTGTTGATAATGGATCGGCCTTGAATGTTCTACCATTATCTACATTGAATAGATTACCCATTGACGATTCTCACATGAAAACATGTcaaaatgtggtaagagcctttgacAGTACAAAAAGGAAGGTGATGGGAAGGATTGACATCCCCTTGGAAATTGGGCCGAATATATACGAAGTAGACtttttggtgatggatatcaagccttctTACAATTTCTTATTAGGtaggccatggatacactcagcgGGAGCGGTGCCTTCATCGTTGCACCAGAAATTGAAATTAGTGACCGATGGacggttaataaccatcaatgcggagAAGGACATTACAACCGCAGTCACTAGTAAGGCCCCTTATGTCAAGACGAACGAAGAGTCTATTGAGTGCTCCTTCAGCTCTTTAGAATTCGTAAATGCAATATTCATTTCAGAAGGGAGTGAGCTACTGGTGCCCAGGATAGCAAGAGCAACGAGGATGGCTCTACAAATGATGGCGGAAAAGAGAGCCTTACCAGGAAAAGGATTAGGGAAATACCTACAAGAAGGGACTCAAATCCCAGAACTTAAAGAGAAGAGAGATCGCTTTGGTCTAGGTTTCAAACCAGATTATAAGCAAAGAAGGAAGGAAATTGAGAAGCGCCAAGAGGGAAAAAGGGCATGCCTTAATAgaagagaagtggagtgggagTCGATGACATTTCCTCTAATATCCCAAACTTTCATATCGAGAGGGTTACTCATATAA